The Gemmatimonadaceae bacterium region GCGGCCGGCCGTTGAACACGAGCGCGACCACCGGCTTGCCGGTCGCGACCATCGCGTCAACGAGCTCGTTCTGTCGGCCAAGGAGCTCGAGGCTCGCGCGATCTCCCATGTGGCGAAGGTTCCACGCCTCGCGCGACGTCTGTTCGTTGCCGCCGATGGCCAGCACGATGACGTCGGCGCGCCTCGCGACGTTGACCGCCTCGGCGATCTGCCGCCGGTCCTGGGCGGGGTCGCTCGCGACGACGTCGTCGGCGTTCCAGGAGCCGTCGAGCGTGATCTTGCAGCCTTCGCTGTAGAGGACCTGCGCGTGGTCGCCGACGAAGTCGCGGATGCCCTGGAGCACGGTGACGTCGTGCTTGGGAACGCCGCTGTAGCCGCCGAGCAGACTGCGATTCGCGTTTGGCCCGATCACGGCGATCGTGCCGATCGATCGCAGGTCCAGAGGAAGCAGATCGCCGTCGTTCTTGAGCAGCGTGATCGTCTCGCGCGCCGCCTGGAGTGAGAGATCGCGATGCGCGTCGGACCCCACGACGCGATCCGCTTCGTCGGGATCGACGTACGGGTCGTCGAACAGTCCGAGCGCGAACTTCGCGGCGAGCATCGGCGCGACGAGCTCGTCGAGCTCACGCTCGGCGAGCGAGCCGTCGCGAACGAGCTCTGTAAGATGGAGGTAGCAATCAGGTTCAGGCAGCTCGATGTTGACGCCGGCACGGACGGCGAGGAGGCACGCCTCCCGCTTGTCGTGCGCGACGTGGTGCCCGTGCGTCTCCGGGCGATCCGAGAGCTCCCAGATCGCGTAGTAGTCGGAGACGATGAAACCCTCGAAGCCCCACTCGTCGCGCAGCACGTCGCGCAGCAGCCAGCGATTGGCGTGCGACGGAATGCCGTCCACCTCGTTGTACGATGCCATCACGCTGAGCGCACCGGCCTCGCGGATCGCCGCCTCGAAGGTGGAGAGAAAGGTCTCGCGGAGTACGCGCGCCGACACGTTGGCGGGCGCGCAGTTCATGCCTGATTCCGGCTGCCCGTGCGCCACGAAGTGCTTGAGTGTCGCGATGACGCGCGCTCTGTCGCGGAACGTAGCGTCGCCCTGGAATCCGCGTACCGCGGCGATCCCCATGCGCGAGACGAGGTATGGATCTTCGCCGAAGGTCTCTTCGACGCGTCCCCAGCGCGGATCGCGCGCGACATCCACCACCGGCGTGAGCGCCTGGTGGGTTCCGCGGACGCGCGCCTCGAGCGCGGTCATCGTGTACAACGTTTCCACGAGCGTCGGGTTGAACGTCGCCGCCAATCCGATGGGTTGCGAAAAGCTCGTCGCGCCAGGCGCGGCGTGTCCATGCAGACACTCCTCGTGGAAGATCACCGGAATCCCGAGCCGGCTCTCCTCGAGGAAAAATTTCTGAATGGCGTTGGTGAGATCGGCCTGCTGGCGCGCCGTGCGGCCGCCGCCGGCGTCGCTCGGCCGGCCGACCTGTCCGATGCCGTTTCCGTGGCCGAACGAGGCGCGCGCTTTCTCGAGGTCGAACTCGCCGCGCGCGTCGACCAGCGTGGTGGCCTTCTGCTGCCACACGCACATCATCTGAGCCGCTTTCTCGTCGAGGGTCATGCGCGAGAGCAAGTCGGCGACCCGCTGCTCCACCGTCAGCGAGGCGTCCTGGTACGGCGCGCCGCTGACGGTGGAGCTCATCCCTTCAACCGCCATGAGCGTCAGTACCCTGGGTTCTGCGGGTACTTCGGCCCGATCAACACACCATCGATCTGGGACTGCGGGATCGGACGGAGCGCGTGCCGGAGCGCGAGGTTCGTGGCGTGCGGGTTGAACTTCTTGACGCGATCCACGAAGTACTGCGAGCCGACGCGAACGAGGTCGTACCACCGCGTGAACTCGCCCGCCATCTCACGCTCCCGCTCTTCCATGACGTAGTCGATGTTCATCTGCGCGGCCGTGACGTTGTAGTCGTTCTTGTGCGCCGGGCTCGCCGCGCGGACGTGCAGCACGTTGATCATCTGCGCCGCTTCCGCCGGGTTGTTGAGCTGCACGTCGGCCTCCGCCGCGACGAGATACATCTCGCCGAGACGCAGGATGACCTGCACCTTGCCGCCTTCTTGCGCGGTGAGGTTGGCGCGCAGGTTGTCCTGATACTTCTTGAGCGACGGGAAATGCTGCCAGTTGAAGAAGCCGTCGTTCGCGTTGTTCCGGTCGCCGCAGTAGGTCGCGGCGGTCGGCTGCGCGACTTGGTCGGTCGGGCACGGCGTGAGGATCTCGTACGCCTTGCTCTGACGCTGCGCCGTGGTCACGCCGAACGGGTAGTACACGGCCGCCGTGTCGCCGACGTTCACCGTCGCGTTGCTCGTGCACGACGGGCAGGTTCCCACGGGATTCTTCACGCCGCCGACCGTCGCGATCCACGTCGTCTGGAAGGTCGCGTCGAAGCGCGTGTCGAGGATGTCGCTCGCGCCCGGCGTGCCGATGTACTTGTTCCAGAGGCTCAGTTCGTACGGCGTCGGCATGAGGCGGCGGAACGGGCGGCCGTTGTTCAAGTCGCGCGGCGTGCCCGCCCAGATGCCGTTGTTGTCGTATTGGCCGAGGAAGACGAGGTGGAGGTAGTTGTACTCGTTGTCGGCGTCGACGTTGGTCGCGTTGTAGACGCCGTTCGGCCCGAACTGCACGGTGAAGATGAATTCCTTCCGGTTGCCCTGATATCCCGTGTTTTCACAGTATCCGGTCCGGCCCGGATCGGCGGGACGCGCGACGCACCAGAGGTCCGCGAACACCGGCTCGAGCGAGTACGTCCCGGAAGCGATGACCGCCTTCGCGTCGGCGAGCGCCGCCTGGAAGTCGGCCTGCTTGCCGGGCGAGTAGTCCTTGTAGGCGCGGGTGAGATACACCTTGGAGCGCAACGCCTGCGCCGCGCCCTTCGTCGCTCGGCCGAAGTCCGCCTGCGTCACGGGAAGCAGCGTAATCGCAGAATCCAGATCGGCGAGGATCGCGGCGTACACGCTCGCCGCCGGATCGCGCACGGCGCTCTGCTGCACGCCCTTGTTTTCGTGCACCGAGAGAGTCACGTCGCCGAACTGCTGCACGAGCGTGAAGTAGTTGAGCGCGCGCAGGAAGTGCGCTTCGCCGAGGAGCGAGTTCTTCACCGCGGCGGACAGTCCCTGCGTGGCCGGTCCGCGATCGAGCGCCGCGTTGAGCGTGTTGATCGCCTGATACGCCGGGTTCCACGTGTTGGCGAGCGGCGCGACCGTGCTGTTCAAGCCGCCGCCATAGCTGTCGAAATCCTTGTTGTTGGATCCCGACTGGTCGGCGGCCATCCAGGTGTCCGTACCGACCTGCGTCAGCGACAGCAGCTGTTCGCGGCCATAGAAGCCGCGCAGCTGGGCGTAGCTGGCGATGACGGCGGAGTTGAGACCGTCGGGCGTGGAGTAATACTCGCTGCTCACGCCGGTGATCAGTTTTTCGTCGAGATTGACGCAGCCGAAGGCTCCGGCAACGAGCCCCAGCGTCACGGTCGACATCAGTATGCGCTTCATCTGAGTAGTCTCGTGTGTGATGTGGGGTCGGTTTACCAAACGATGTTCGTGCCGAGAAGGAGCGTCCTGAGCGTCGGGACCGCGCCGCCCAACTCGGGGTCGATGCCGACGTAGCTGGTGTTGATGTACGGGTCCTGCGCCGTGAAGTAGAACCGCAAGCTGTGCAGACCGAACCGCTGCGCGTCGCGCTGGTTCAGCGTGTAGCCCGCGGTGATGTTGCGGATGCGCCAGTGCGAGCCGTCGGTGTAGAGGCGCGTCGACGCATAGAGCCGATCCACGCCGCCCGTCGTGGGCGCAGGGTTCTTGTTCGTCGGATTCGTCGGCGTCCAGTAGTCCAAGTCGGCGATGTTGCCGAAGCGGCCGAAGTAGCTGCGCGGCGTGCCGTCGATGAACGTGTAGTTCCACTTCGCCGTCACGAGCGCCGACAGGTCGAAGTTGTGGAACGTGACCCGGTTGGACAGGCTGGCCGTCCAGCCCGGATAACTGTCGCCGACGAAGGTGCGGTCGTTGGCGTCGATCTTACCGTCGCCGTTGACATCGGCCACGCGCGGGTCGCCGACCTTGAACGTGCTGCCCTTGGCGTTGAACGCGTTCATCGTCGCCGTGTCGGCGTACTGCCAGACGCCGAGATACTTGTAGTCGTAGAACAGACGGCGGTTCGGATCGTTGTTGATGTTGATCGGGTGTCCGACGAACCAGCCGTTGCCGGCATCGGACGTCGCGCCGCTTGCCAGCGAGACGATCTCGTTCTTGTTCGTCGACCAGTTGACATCGCTCGTCCAGGTCAGCCCGCGCCAGTTCTGGAGGTTGACCGTGGTGAACGACATCTCGTAGCCGGTGTTCTTCGTTGCGCCGACGTTCTGCAGCGTCGACGTGAAGCCGGACGTCACCGGCAGCAACTCGGTCAGCAGCAGGTCGTGCGTCTTCATCTTGTAGTAGTCGAACGTGCCGGAGATGCGGCTGTTGAAGAGTGCGTAGTCCAAGCCGACGTCCGTCTGGTCGGTCCGCTCCCACGAGAGATCGGGGTTCGGAATCGTGCCGGGCTTGTAGCCCTGCACGCGCGTCGAGCCGAACGTGTAGAGTCGCGACTGCAATGTGCCTTCCGTTTGATACGGCGAGATCGCCGTGTTGCCCGTCGAGCCGTAGCTGCCGCGCAGCTTGAGCGCGCTGATCGAGCGGAAGTTGCGGAAGAACGGCTCGTCGCCCACCTGCCACGCCATTCCGACCGACGGGAACGTGGCCCACTTGTGTCCCGGCGCGAGACGGCTCGATCCGTCGGACCGCACCGTTCCGGACAGCGAGTAGCGATCGAAGAGCGTGTAGTTCACGCGCGCCATGTACGACTCGAGCGACCACTGCGAGATCCGGCTCACCTCGTTGCCGGCCGTGCCCGAGCCGAGGTCGTACCAGAGCTGCGTGTTGTACGGCAGGTTCGACGCGTACAGCGAGTCCTTCGTGAAGTGATCCTGCTGGACGCTGTAGAGACCCGTGATATCGAACTGATGGATACCGCCGAGCGTCTTGTTCAGCCGGAGAATGTTGTCGAGCGTGTAGGTGAAGTCTTCCTGATTGAACTGCCCGGCCTGCGGCGGCTGCCCCTGGTTCGTGCTGTTCGCGCCGAGGTTCGCGCAGGTGCCGTGCGTCCACGGACCGTTGTAGCAACCGTCGGTGAGCGC contains the following coding sequences:
- a CDS encoding glycoside hydrolase family 3 N-terminal domain-containing protein, with translation MSSTVSGAPYQDASLTVEQRVADLLSRMTLDEKAAQMMCVWQQKATTLVDARGEFDLEKARASFGHGNGIGQVGRPSDAGGGRTARQQADLTNAIQKFFLEESRLGIPVIFHEECLHGHAAPGATSFSQPIGLAATFNPTLVETLYTMTALEARVRGTHQALTPVVDVARDPRWGRVEETFGEDPYLVSRMGIAAVRGFQGDATFRDRARVIATLKHFVAHGQPESGMNCAPANVSARVLRETFLSTFEAAIREAGALSVMASYNEVDGIPSHANRWLLRDVLRDEWGFEGFIVSDYYAIWELSDRPETHGHHVAHDKREACLLAVRAGVNIELPEPDCYLHLTELVRDGSLAERELDELVAPMLAAKFALGLFDDPYVDPDEADRVVGSDAHRDLSLQAARETITLLKNDGDLLPLDLRSIGTIAVIGPNANRSLLGGYSGVPKHDVTVLQGIRDFVGDHAQVLYSEGCKITLDGSWNADDVVASDPAQDRRQIAEAVNVARRADVIVLAIGGNEQTSREAWNLRHMGDRASLELLGRQNELVDAMVATGKPVVALVFNGRPLSFVHLTEKVPAILECWYLGQENGRAVAETLFGENNPAGKLPITVARSAGHVPAFYNHKPSARRGYLFDDVSPLYPFGFGLSYTSFALTNVRLDHAVISPAGATMVRVDVKNTGDRAGGEVIQMYVRDVVSSVTRPVKELKGFAKVRLNPGEQTTVAIPIDASSLSFYDVAMRRVVEPGEFRVMVGTSSRDEDLETVVLRVDAARAPHP
- a CDS encoding RagB/SusD family nutrient uptake outer membrane protein, translating into MKRILMSTVTLGLVAGAFGCVNLDEKLITGVSSEYYSTPDGLNSAVIASYAQLRGFYGREQLLSLTQVGTDTWMAADQSGSNNKDFDSYGGGLNSTVAPLANTWNPAYQAINTLNAALDRGPATQGLSAAVKNSLLGEAHFLRALNYFTLVQQFGDVTLSVHENKGVQQSAVRDPAASVYAAILADLDSAITLLPVTQADFGRATKGAAQALRSKVYLTRAYKDYSPGKQADFQAALADAKAVIASGTYSLEPVFADLWCVARPADPGRTGYCENTGYQGNRKEFIFTVQFGPNGVYNATNVDADNEYNYLHLVFLGQYDNNGIWAGTPRDLNNGRPFRRLMPTPYELSLWNKYIGTPGASDILDTRFDATFQTTWIATVGGVKNPVGTCPSCTSNATVNVGDTAAVYYPFGVTTAQRQSKAYEILTPCPTDQVAQPTAATYCGDRNNANDGFFNWQHFPSLKKYQDNLRANLTAQEGGKVQVILRLGEMYLVAAEADVQLNNPAEAAQMINVLHVRAASPAHKNDYNVTAAQMNIDYVMEEREREMAGEFTRWYDLVRVGSQYFVDRVKKFNPHATNLALRHALRPIPQSQIDGVLIGPKYPQNPGY
- a CDS encoding SusC/RagA family TonB-linked outer membrane protein, with the protein product MGRRILLAVIALFATAAVATAQTGGRIVGKVTSTDGRALPSVNISVTGMNRGAVTDTAGRYTLANVPSGAHNIQARGIGFGSSTTTVQVVGGQTATVNFSLTPTATELTPMVVTGYGEQERRIVTGAFGTVTGAQLQDIPTSDPMKALQGHVAGVEIVASSNEPGAAMNVRIRGVRSLTASNEPLYVVDGVPLGGGIQDFNPSTIESIDILKDAAATAIYGSRGANGVILVTTKKGGLDGIHTQFTADMYYGNQAPVRLIPMMNLQQYVQYMHDAAAANGQDTSLAKLFPSAKQQLAVKQGITTDWQKAVLRTGLQRSLQGGANGGSGDTRYAINGNYFGQQGVIPGQGYTRGSAFATLDHTSDRLRVGLTASTSRILTDQGEGGGAYGYALAMTPLGRPTNYTNPDSAGLLDPRPDDDPLNINPVLEAQSVTRQQTVNRVFGSAYAELNITNGLTYRMNFGPDYTALTDGCYNGPWTHGTCANLGANSTNQGQPPQAGQFNQEDFTYTLDNILRLNKTLGGIHQFDITGLYSVQQDHFTKDSLYASNLPYNTQLWYDLGSGTAGNEVSRISQWSLESYMARVNYTLFDRYSLSGTVRSDGSSRLAPGHKWATFPSVGMAWQVGDEPFFRNFRSISALKLRGSYGSTGNTAISPYQTEGTLQSRLYTFGSTRVQGYKPGTIPNPDLSWERTDQTDVGLDYALFNSRISGTFDYYKMKTHDLLLTELLPVTSGFTSTLQNVGATKNTGYEMSFTTVNLQNWRGLTWTSDVNWSTNKNEIVSLASGATSDAGNGWFVGHPININNDPNRRLFYDYKYLGVWQYADTATMNAFNAKGSTFKVGDPRVADVNGDGKIDANDRTFVGDSYPGWTASLSNRVTFHNFDLSALVTAKWNYTFIDGTPRSYFGRFGNIADLDYWTPTNPTNKNPAPTTGGVDRLYASTRLYTDGSHWRIRNITAGYTLNQRDAQRFGLHSLRFYFTAQDPYINTSYVGIDPELGGAVPTLRTLLLGTNIVW